Proteins from a genomic interval of Nitrospinota bacterium:
- a CDS encoding Rrf2 family transcriptional regulator — protein MKISTKGHYAVQALVDLAVQPAGSPVSLASISARQDISLNYLEQLFLKLRKAELVKSVRGPGGGYLLGKEPSQISIGEIFEAVDENIILSDCVDDTAQSACSKTQNCLTQLLWSRITSSLKKTLYSISLAEVSSETLGAAGVSNDKPSFIYQL, from the coding sequence GCGTTGGTCGATCTCGCCGTTCAGCCGGCCGGTTCGCCGGTTTCGCTGGCCAGCATTTCGGCCCGGCAGGACATTTCCCTCAACTACCTTGAGCAGCTTTTCCTGAAACTGCGCAAAGCGGAACTGGTGAAAAGCGTGCGCGGCCCCGGCGGCGGCTATCTGCTCGGCAAGGAGCCGTCGCAGATCAGCATCGGCGAGATTTTCGAGGCGGTGGACGAAAACATCATCCTTTCCGACTGTGTCGACGATACGGCGCAATCGGCCTGCAGCAAGACGCAAAACTGCCTGACGCAGCTCCTCTGGAGCCGCATCACCAGTTCGCTCAAAAAAACGCTCTACTCCATCTCCTTGGCGGAAGTCTCCAGCGAAACCCTTGGCGCCGCCGGCGTTTCCAACGACAAACCGAGCTTTATTTACCAGCTCTGA